One region of Catenuloplanes indicus genomic DNA includes:
- a CDS encoding RtcB family protein, protein MEKINERLVNWASILESKTREQAERTSTLPFIFPHLALMPDAHLGKGATVGSVIPTLGAIIPAAVGVDIGCGMAAVKTQFHRSSLTGDLSKLRVAIERAIPLSAGGANTSLTASAAARVAHLTEMSDKAGFDPADFAAKWDLQLGSLGSGNHFIECSTDENGMVWLFLHSGSRGVGNRIAGHHIQVARDLMKRYWIDLPDLDMAYLVEGTAEFDAYIAALNWAQEYALLNREEMMDRVVACFAEWQGEAVIESERVSCHHNYTTRETHFGREVWLSRKGAINAARGVPGLIPGSMGDASYVVVGKGNPVALNSAPHGAGRNYSRSAARRTFTRDQLREAMKGIEYRDTDAFIDEIPAAYKPIDQVMTDAADLVEIRHTLRQFINVKGD, encoded by the coding sequence GTGGAGAAGATCAACGAGCGGCTCGTCAACTGGGCGAGCATCCTTGAGTCGAAGACTCGCGAGCAGGCCGAACGGACCTCCACGCTGCCGTTCATATTCCCGCACCTGGCGCTGATGCCGGACGCGCACCTGGGCAAGGGCGCGACCGTCGGCTCGGTCATCCCGACGCTCGGCGCGATCATCCCGGCCGCCGTGGGCGTGGACATCGGCTGCGGCATGGCCGCGGTGAAGACGCAGTTCCACCGGTCGTCGCTGACCGGGGACCTGTCGAAGCTGCGGGTCGCGATCGAGCGGGCGATCCCGCTGTCGGCCGGCGGGGCGAACACGTCGCTGACCGCGTCCGCCGCCGCGCGCGTGGCCCACCTGACCGAGATGTCGGATAAAGCAGGATTTGATCCGGCGGACTTCGCGGCCAAGTGGGACCTGCAGCTCGGCTCGCTCGGCTCCGGCAACCATTTCATCGAGTGCAGCACGGACGAGAACGGCATGGTCTGGCTGTTCCTGCACTCCGGTTCGCGTGGCGTCGGCAACCGGATCGCCGGCCACCACATCCAGGTCGCCCGGGACCTGATGAAGCGGTACTGGATCGACCTCCCCGACCTCGACATGGCGTACCTGGTCGAGGGCACGGCCGAGTTCGACGCGTACATCGCGGCGCTGAACTGGGCGCAGGAGTACGCGCTGCTCAACCGCGAGGAGATGATGGACCGCGTGGTCGCCTGCTTCGCCGAGTGGCAGGGCGAGGCCGTGATCGAGTCCGAGCGGGTCAGCTGCCACCACAACTACACCACCCGTGAGACGCACTTCGGCCGGGAGGTCTGGCTGTCCCGCAAGGGCGCGATCAACGCGGCGCGCGGTGTACCCGGGCTGATCCCCGGCTCGATGGGCGACGCGTCGTACGTGGTGGTCGGCAAGGGCAACCCGGTCGCGCTGAACTCGGCGCCGCACGGCGCGGGCCGCAACTACTCGCGCTCGGCCGCGCGCCGCACGTTCACCCGCGACCAGCTGCGCGAGGCGATGAAGGGCATCGAGTACCGCGACACGGACGCGTTCATCGACGAGATCCCGGCCGCGTACAAGCCGATCGACCAGGTGATGACGGACGCGGCCGACCTGGTCGAGATCCGCCACACGCTGCGCCAGTTCATCAACGTCAAGGGCGACTGA
- a CDS encoding sigma 54-interacting transcriptional regulator — MTETPEALVPNPPAGLPRTIGELKAAGHIFRTVKEELRENLLAQLRSGEKRFPGVVGYDDTVLPEVERALLAGHDMVLLGERGQGKTRLIRSLVNLLDEWTPVLPGSELNEHPLRPLTPSAQAQVRETGDDTPIAWLHRSMRYGEKLATPDTSVGDLIGDVDPIKIAQGRTLGDPETIHFGLVPRTNRGVFAVNELPDLAERIQVSLLNVLEERDIQVRGYQLRMPLDILLVASANPEDYTNRGRIITPLKDRFGAEIRTHYPVELEMELDLVKQEADLAAEVPDHVLEIVARFARAVRESPSVDQRSGVSARFAIAAAETVAAGALRRAGLRGEAQPVARVADTTSIVSTLRGKVEFESGEEGREIEILAHLLRTAVADTFRAKLSGLDLSGFTDLAADGTIIESGDMVSADELLNQVGTVPGLAKVLDRLGLGDAPTRGEAAAGVELVLEGLHLTRRLAKDVTDDGRTIYGS, encoded by the coding sequence GTGACAGAAACGCCAGAGGCGCTTGTGCCGAACCCGCCCGCCGGCCTGCCCCGCACGATCGGGGAGCTCAAGGCCGCCGGCCACATCTTCCGGACCGTCAAGGAGGAGCTGCGCGAGAACCTGCTCGCCCAGCTCCGCAGCGGGGAGAAGCGCTTCCCCGGCGTCGTCGGCTACGACGACACGGTGCTGCCCGAGGTCGAGCGCGCGCTGCTCGCCGGGCACGACATGGTCCTGCTCGGCGAGCGCGGCCAGGGCAAGACGCGCCTGATCCGCTCGCTGGTCAACCTGCTCGACGAGTGGACGCCGGTGCTGCCCGGCTCCGAGCTCAACGAGCACCCGCTGCGGCCGCTCACACCGTCCGCCCAGGCCCAGGTCAGGGAGACCGGCGACGACACCCCGATCGCCTGGCTGCACCGGAGCATGCGGTACGGCGAGAAGCTCGCCACGCCGGACACCAGCGTCGGTGACCTGATCGGCGACGTCGACCCCATCAAGATCGCCCAGGGCCGTACGCTCGGCGACCCGGAGACGATCCACTTCGGCCTGGTCCCGCGCACCAACCGCGGCGTCTTCGCGGTCAACGAGCTGCCCGACCTGGCCGAGCGCATCCAGGTCAGCCTGCTCAACGTGCTGGAGGAGCGGGACATCCAGGTCCGCGGCTACCAGCTGCGCATGCCGCTGGACATCCTGCTGGTCGCGTCCGCGAACCCGGAGGACTACACGAACCGCGGCCGGATCATCACGCCGCTGAAGGACCGGTTCGGTGCGGAGATCCGTACCCACTACCCGGTCGAGCTTGAGATGGAACTCGACCTGGTCAAGCAGGAGGCCGATCTGGCCGCCGAGGTGCCGGACCACGTGCTGGAGATCGTCGCCCGGTTCGCCCGCGCGGTGCGCGAGTCGCCGAGCGTCGACCAGCGCTCCGGCGTCAGCGCCCGGTTCGCGATCGCCGCCGCGGAGACCGTCGCGGCCGGTGCGCTGCGCCGGGCCGGGCTGCGCGGCGAGGCCCAGCCGGTCGCGCGCGTGGCGGACACCACGTCGATCGTCTCCACGCTGCGCGGCAAGGTCGAGTTCGAGAGCGGCGAGGAGGGCCGGGAGATCGAGATCCTGGCGCACCTGCTGCGCACCGCGGTCGCGGACACGTTCCGGGCCAAGCTGTCCGGCCTCGACCTGTCCGGCTTCACCGACCTGGCCGCGGACGGCACGATCATCGAGAGCGGCGACATGGTCAGCGCGGACGAGCTGCTCAACCAGGTCGGCACCGTGCCCGGCCTGGCCAAGGTGCTCGACCGGCTCGGCCTCGGCGACGCGCCCACCCGCGGCGAGGCCGCGGCCGGTGTCGAGCTGGTCCTGGAGGGGCTGCACCTGACCCGCCGGCTGGCCAAGGACGTCACCGACGACGGCCGCACGATCTACGGGAGCTGA